Proteins encoded together in one Gemmatimonadota bacterium window:
- the bshC gene encoding bacillithiol biosynthesis cysteine-adding enzyme BshC — translation MELIVGRPSGSPVVRDYLAGEPSVRPFFPRGFASTEDFRAKAAEVDSRFDRVARERAVEAIIVPPGADAARLESFVERGGYMVTTGQQPALFGGPLYNVHKALTVVRLAEALESALGKPVIPLFWVASDDHDWAEANHTYLIGVDNELHRFAIDAPDPDVHPPIHRIPLGPTAEDRVEEFLQTLPVTEFSSEYFELIRGAFTSEATLSEGFHAVYQKLLGRFGIFFTDAAHPAVKRHSAETLLAELARCEEFETVLRATADALESAGYGLQVPILEGGVNLFLEGPSGRERIYRQDGGFRLRTSDTQLSADEVRSRQAEDPSVLSPNVLLRPVIESMIFPTLSYVGGPGEMAYFAQLHAYFGAHGLEMPIVYPRFGVTPVETKIRKVLTKFGLDVDALNRPFHEVAGDIAREEVPADVKKALRGLRGAIGKGVGELQQAVTPIDPTLKGTVQHVRSQAFAAIDDLEKKILHAVKRENEIALSQLEKAQVHLFPNGTPAERVQNPLYFLTRYGGAVLDSLYERFQVNFD, via the coding sequence GTGGAACTGATCGTAGGCCGTCCCTCGGGCTCCCCCGTGGTTCGGGACTACTTGGCGGGGGAGCCGTCGGTGCGGCCGTTCTTCCCTCGGGGCTTCGCAAGCACGGAGGATTTCAGGGCCAAGGCCGCCGAGGTCGACAGCCGCTTCGACCGAGTGGCTCGGGAGCGAGCCGTGGAAGCGATCATCGTCCCGCCTGGAGCCGACGCGGCGCGTCTCGAGAGCTTCGTCGAGCGCGGTGGCTACATGGTCACTACGGGCCAGCAACCGGCGCTCTTTGGAGGGCCGCTGTACAACGTCCACAAAGCGCTCACGGTGGTGCGCTTGGCTGAGGCTCTGGAGTCCGCTCTCGGCAAGCCCGTGATTCCCCTCTTCTGGGTGGCCTCGGACGATCATGACTGGGCCGAGGCGAACCACACGTACTTGATTGGCGTCGACAACGAGCTGCATCGCTTCGCGATCGACGCACCCGACCCCGATGTACATCCCCCGATCCATCGAATCCCGCTTGGGCCAACCGCCGAAGACCGTGTCGAGGAATTTCTACAAACTCTTCCTGTTACAGAGTTTAGTAGTGAATACTTCGAGTTGATTCGAGGTGCGTTCACGAGCGAGGCGACGCTCTCCGAGGGCTTCCACGCCGTCTATCAGAAGCTGCTCGGGCGCTTCGGCATCTTCTTCACCGACGCGGCGCACCCTGCCGTGAAGCGACACTCGGCCGAGACGCTGCTCGCCGAGCTGGCTCGATGTGAGGAGTTCGAGACGGTGCTGCGCGCCACCGCCGATGCCCTCGAGTCGGCGGGCTACGGGCTGCAGGTGCCCATCCTCGAGGGTGGCGTGAACCTCTTCCTCGAGGGCCCCTCAGGTCGCGAACGCATCTACAGGCAGGACGGAGGGTTCCGCCTGCGGACCTCCGATACGCAACTGTCGGCCGATGAAGTGCGCAGTCGACAGGCCGAAGATCCGTCGGTGCTCAGCCCCAACGTGCTACTGCGCCCGGTGATCGAGAGCATGATCTTCCCGACGCTGTCCTATGTGGGCGGGCCGGGCGAAATGGCGTATTTCGCACAGTTGCACGCGTACTTCGGAGCGCACGGGCTGGAGATGCCTATCGTCTACCCTCGCTTCGGTGTCACGCCTGTCGAGACGAAGATTCGCAAGGTGCTCACGAAGTTCGGGCTCGACGTCGACGCGCTCAACCGGCCGTTCCACGAGGTCGCGGGGGACATCGCGCGGGAGGAGGTGCCTGCCGACGTGAAGAAGGCGCTCAGGGGCTTGCGTGGTGCCATCGGGAAGGGTGTAGGTGAGCTCCAACAGGCGGTGACGCCGATCGACCCGACGTTGAAGGGGACGGTGCAGCACGTGCGCAGCCAGGCGTTCGCCGCGATCGACGATCTCGAGAAGAAGATCCTCCACGCCGTCAAGCGCGAGAACGAAATCGCGCTGTCGCAGCTCGAAAAGGCACAGGTACATCTGTTCCCGAACGGAACGCCAGCCGAGCGGGTCCAGAATCCCCTCTATTTCCTGACGAGATACGGTGGCGCGGTTCTTGACTCCCTGTACGAACGCTTTCAGGTGAACTTCGACTGA